The genomic region ATCTACTTCTGAAACCGTTCGCCAAGCGATGCTAAAAGATTGGTGTACATGGGATGATGAATACAACAAAGACGTTGTAGAAGTGATTCGTAGCAAGCTAGTGACTTTAGCCACGAAGCAACCGGGATACACAAGCGTATTAATGCAAGGTAGCGGCACCGCTTCCGTTGAAGCAACAATCGGTAGCGTTATCTCTAAAAGCGGCAAGCTTCTTGTTGTTGATAACGGTGCGTATGGCGCTCGTATTGCTCAAATCGCAGAATATTTAAACATTCCATGCCATGTCGTTTCCCCTGGCGAAACATCACAGCCTGACTTGAACGAAATGGAAGCGGTATTGGCCATGGATTCAGACATTACTCATGTTGCAATTGTGCATTGTGAAACCACCACTGGTATGTTGAATCCGATTAAAGACATCGCAAAATTGGCAAAGCAGCATAACAAAACCGTCATCCTTGATGCGATGTCGAGCTTTGGTGGTATCCCTATGGATATTGCTGACTTAGGTATCGATTACATGATCAGCTCAGCCAACAAATGCATTCAAGGTGTACCGGGCTTCGGCTTTGTTATTGCTAAGCAGTCAGAGCTAGAGAAGTGTAAAGGCCAAGCTCGCTCATTAAGCCTTGACCTGTTTGACCAATGGCACTGCATGGAAAGCAACCATGGTAAATGGCGTTTCACGTCTCCGACTCATACGGTGCGCGCTTTCTACCAAGCTCTACTTGAATTGGAGGAAGAAGGTGGTATCGAAGCTCGTCACAATCGCTACCAAACCAACCAAAACACATTGGTTACAGGTATGCGCTCTCTTGGCTTTGAACCACTGCTTAATGATGATCTTCATTCACCTATCATCACCTCTTTCTATTCTCCAACTCATAGTGATTACCAATTCAAGGAATTCTATGACCGTTTGAAACAACAAGGTTTTGTAATTTATCCGGGCAAGGTTTCAAACGCAGACTGTTTCCGTATCGGCAACATCGGCGAAGTTTACCCTTCCGACATTGAAGCCCTAATTGGCGCAGTTAAAAACGCAATATACTGGAACATCAAATAATGACGACGACCAATCAAGAGCCAACTCTAAAGGCGACACACTTTCGAAGCGAAGGTGATGTGAACACCACACCCGCTCGTGAAAAGTGGAATGAGTCGCTAAACGATGATGCGACTCAAGCTATGTTAAAACGTGACTCTGACGTGTTTCTTCATCAAGCGATGTCAACACCTTGCCTAGACACACTTGAAGCCGCAGAAGGCATCTACATTCAAGATGCAACTGGTAAGAAGTACATGGACTTTCATGGTAATAATGTCCACCAACTAGGTTATGGTCACCCCCACATTATCAATAAAGTGACTCAACAAATGGCCTCATTGCCATTCTCACCACGTCGCTTTACTAATGAAACAGCCGTGCAGTGCGCTGAAAAGCTAACACAGGTCTGCGGTGGTGATTTAAATCGCGTGTTGTTTGCTCCCGGTGGTACATCAGTTATTGGTATGGCACTCAAACTGGCTCGGCATGTCACCAACAACTTCAAGGTCGTTTCATTGTGGGACTCCTTCCATGGCGCGTCACTGGATGCGATCTCTGTCGGTGGCGAAGCTTGTTTTCGAGAAGGTATGGGCCCGTTAATGGCCGGCGTAGAACGTATCCCACCAGCGGTCTCTTATCGTGGTGCTTTCCCTCT from Vibrio gigantis harbors:
- the phnW gene encoding 2-aminoethylphosphonate--pyruvate transaminase, translated to MRNEYLLLTPGPLSTSETVRQAMLKDWCTWDDEYNKDVVEVIRSKLVTLATKQPGYTSVLMQGSGTASVEATIGSVISKSGKLLVVDNGAYGARIAQIAEYLNIPCHVVSPGETSQPDLNEMEAVLAMDSDITHVAIVHCETTTGMLNPIKDIAKLAKQHNKTVILDAMSSFGGIPMDIADLGIDYMISSANKCIQGVPGFGFVIAKQSELEKCKGQARSLSLDLFDQWHCMESNHGKWRFTSPTHTVRAFYQALLELEEEGGIEARHNRYQTNQNTLVTGMRSLGFEPLLNDDLHSPIITSFYSPTHSDYQFKEFYDRLKQQGFVIYPGKVSNADCFRIGNIGEVYPSDIEALIGAVKNAIYWNIK